In Lactuca sativa cultivar Salinas chromosome 5, Lsat_Salinas_v11, whole genome shotgun sequence, the DNA window GATACATCATTGAGGTGCCATGATGGCACATCAGTGCGAAATTAAATGGCACATTCACACTTGGTGACACATTCGGTTCATCAAACGTCGTCAAAGTGTCACTCTCTTGTCGAGGTGTCATTGAGTGGTACCTTATGTCACTTTGTGACACCTACTATGCATGGAAATCTACAAGTGTGCCATCGTATCCAACTATACCACCGAATCCAGTTGTGTCGATGTATCCAATAGTGTCGTTGAATCCAACAATGTCATTGAATCCAACTATGTCGTTGTATCCTACTGTGCCGTCGAATCTAAATGCCACTGTATCCAACTGTGTTGTCGTATACAATTGTGCAACTGTATCTAACTATGTCATGAGAATGCTCCAAATTCTCATGTCACATTTAACAATCTCTGGCTTGACTTGATATCCTCTAAATTCCACCTTAAAAAAGAACTTCCTCTACTTTTATCATCCATCCCTGATGGTACCTAACTCCTACAAAGATCAACCAACTCCAAGGATAGCTTGAGCTTATCTCTGGGTAACGAATTTGTCAACATGTCTTCTGAATTCTCCTTGCTACCATATTTTTGTATGTAAAACGTGTCATAGAACACGATAGGTTTCTCCACCTTCAAAATAAGACTCTCAACGAGACCAACCACTGGTGATCTTCTTACCTCCAGATCACCTTCATGATCTAAGTCTATCCATCTAAACAAGTATGTATGTTGCTCATTACCACCATACACTAGACAAACATCAAGCATTCCCTTCAAGTGTCACAAGACCCACTTTACCATTTCTCGATGAGCTTTTCCCCGATTGTATCGAACCGCCAAAGAAGTACCAATAAGTTTGGATTGATCAAAATAGAACAACCATAAGACTTTCCCAATATAGCGAGTAAATTGTAACTATCCTGCTCTTTTATGTAACACCCGTaaattagggctagtcaatttgacTATTATAAGCATTAAAATTGACattctgatagaagattatttaggataaataatcttaaccaatgttatagtatatgtgacGAGGATTTCGTGCACGtcaagaacgcccaaatctgacttcgagtGAAGAAGTTACGACCTTTTGAAGTTTCGCGTTCGAACTGGATGTCATAAATAATGAATCAGAGATAGGTTGCTTTTTAGCCTAGGTAATCTAAATAAAAGTAGTAgtagtcgttaaaccgagaatgtATATATAGATAaagtcaaaatctgacttcgtgagagGAAGTTAAGATTTTCACAAGTTTCAGCGTGTGAGTATATGGCTCAGAAACTGAAGTAtagatcggttgattgttaggaaaaacaatctaaatgagagttgaagatatcgTTCTCATGATttcgtcgatataaagacagtcgagaatgaATATCACATGAGAGAGTTACAATTTTTTTAACGGATTTTAACagtctaagtctgttaaaaatatagctttaaaaataaagtcaaaactagccgacggagtctaaatgaaagttgtagatctcgtcgatagctactcGTGGATATAAAACCCGTAAAAAATAGCtcttatgaagaagatatgaagttTATAGGGAACACAATTTTTCGCGCGCACCCGCATGCAACGACAAAGTGTGCCACGCTCACTAACACTCAACCCAGAATGCGACACGTGGCACCACGCAAAAATCTACACGTCATCACTTCCGACCAAATGTGCAACGCGCAAGGGACCTGGTGCTTGACGTGCAATCCAAAATCAGTATATAAATAAGAGTCGGATTTCAGTTCAATCCCACACCATTCCTACGTTTCTCTATCAATTTCTCCTATTTGTAAGCCCTTTCTACCTTAAGCTTTTAGTCGGCGAAGCCCTACGGTGTCTGATAGCCGACGATTAGGAGCTCTTGAGTCAGAGTTCTGCCCGCTTAATTCCCAGTTTTTCATCAGTAtgctctgtaagttaagctacacttattttATTTAAGTGTAACTTTTAACTATACtcatagtcattattatgaacctaaaattaagatttatcaacaattccaagtcattataccgattgatctacttacggggatgatatcTAGGTTGAATTTAtttaggtgtttaaagtgggatttccaaacagtatactctatATACAAAACGGACGCTActtccgatatgatcctacatggttgttccttacttgatagatcttaatGTAGACATTAGGATTGGTGAGGAAcctagactatcattagtcaccAGGAATATTAAGCTAAGAGTTAGTGACATTCGTAACTAGGACACGTTAGAAGAAAATTCAAGGAGTTTGGCGGAGCGCTGCTGAATTCTCCAGTCATTCACGTAAGTCAAGTGAGTAAATATTTACCTTCAACTTAAACATAGATATCAAGTAATTAATTTGCCTAaatgatttatgtgcttattacctaagtttatgatatatgtgttatataagataatgatttttctaaaatatcatatatatatatatatatatatatatatatatatatatatatatatatatatatatatatatatatatatattaccgtACTCATAATTTATTAGGTAGGACATGTAGAAAGAGATGAGAAAAAATGAGATAACAGTTAGAGACCATAAGAGAAAAGAGATAATAGTGAGAAACCATACCATAGATAGAATAGTTGTGAGAGAGACCATGTCAAAGTTAGGGCAAAGAGACCATGCCCAATAGAGATCATGCATTAACCAGAGGGTTTCCCAGTCCACGCCTCTTGAGGAATCTTACAATCTATTGCAGTTGATGGATATCTATTCACCAGATAGCAAGCAATGTTAACTGCTTCCACCCAGAATTGCTATGATAAATCAGCAGATAATCACATGCACTGATCACGCTCCATTAGGGTTTGGTTCATCTTTTCTACACTCCGCCTTGTTGTGGTGTTAGTCGTACAGTGCGATGCCTCACTAAATCATTTGTTTTGTAGAAGTTGTCAAATGAAGCCTTGTAGAACTCTAACCTATTTTCTATTCTGAGCGGCCTGACTTGGTTCCCAATCTATTTTTCAACATGTTCTGCCACTTCTTGAACCGTCGAAACACTTCATCTTCATCTTTTATCTTTAGAAAGTACACCCAGGTCTTCCTTgagtaatcatcaataaaaagTTACAAAGTATTGACATCCACCATGAGACTTCACAGGAGAGGGACCCCATAGATCTTAGTGAATACACTCAAGGATCTCCTTGCTTGAATGTTGAACATGACTGAACTTCACACTGCATTGTATCTCTTGAACACAAGCTTCACTAGGTTTAGCATTTCTAGTTACATATACAAACAACCCCTTATCGCTCATATGTCCCAACTTATGATGCCATAACCGTACAACCTTCCAAGAAATAAATCTCATGATTCATCTTCCCCTTCATAACTACAAGAGCACCCTTGGATACTCTTACCCAATCACCCTTTCCAGACTACTTCAGTCCATCCTTCGCCAAAGTGCCAAGAGAGATCAAGTTCTTTCAAAGATCCGAGACAAACTAGCAATCCGATTTACTGGCCATATCATTGTGCATCTTGATCTGCATTGTGTCACTGCCCTTGATACTGCTTGCTCAAACCATCACGTATCTTGAATGTGTGATTCCACTCTTTGAAGGAGTTAAACCAGTCATGATTATATGTCATATGATAGGATGCTCTAGAGTCCAAGACCCAAGCATCAACAGGACTAGTTGTACATACAGTCAAAACTTCACCATCATCCACTTCATCGGAacattgttgttgttgcttgattTAAACCCATTATTTCATTTCTTTAGCAATGgacaatttcttttgaagtgtcATTTTCCTTGTAGTTATAACATCTAATATTGGCTTTAGATTCAGAACTTGACTTCCCTTTGTTACCTTCACCTCCATCTGATGTTCTTCCTTTGTCTAAAAACCGAAACTAGAAACTTTTTCACCAACTGAAACTTTcttttcagttccttggacatcaaagaatctttcacatcattcacagTGATCGTTGTCATACCATACAACGAAATTCTCATAGGAATTCAACAGTAAACATATGAGGGTAAGTGTTTCATCTTTATCTTCAATCTTTACATTCACACTTTGTAAATCCAAGATGATCATACTAAAATTATCTAGATGATCTTTCACATGGGTGCTTTCCGACATCCTAAGAGTATACAAATGACTACCAGACATCCATATTTATAGACTAACGAtcaaacctaaaaccctaataggTCAAACCCATGAATCCAAGGCTCATGAAAAGTTTCAATCACAATTTGCTATGCAAACGCCTCTGGAACCTTCATCTTTGAGATATGTTGCATAGGCATCAACAATCCACCATTAACACATCAAGTTTCATTGCATGACACACTTTCACTTAAGTGACACCTTCTATCACTCTAGACCTCCAGTGCACGACACATCTGTGCGACATTGAGTGGCACCTCATGTGCATGGAATGTCTTTAGGTTGTCATTCTCTTGTCGACCACTTATGCATGGCACTTCTTCAAATGTCTCATCGCTTCCAAGTGTATTATCATATCCAAATGTACcatgaaaattttccaaatgctcaacTTACATTTAACAAGATCTAACTTAAAAGAAAATAAACGATGGAACAAATACCAATTACAAATTTTTAATAGTTAagtaaataattataaataaataaataaatacttatAGTCAAACTGTATCCAGAGTTGGAATAGGTGGTCCCTTCTTTAAAAGGTTGAGCAAACGCAAACACAAAATCTCAGTCACCATTATCAATCATGCTAATCATTACAAAGATACAAAATCATAGTTATCAAATCTGTAAAAGTTATTTGAGCTTttatttcaaatctaaatttatccttttctctctctcaaaaaaagaaaaaagaaacgcCTCTAATCACGGAACTCATCCATGAACTTCTTGTGGAAGTCTGTCAACCTTGTAACTATGGCTGGAATCTTTTCCTCCTGCGGCAATATCGTGCACCTAAAATGCCATGTTCCTGGCACCTGTCACAAACCCCAACCAATAACAAATTAACAATCACAAGTAAAATTACCAATTTACCCCTAAAATTGTTGAAAAACATTATGCTCTCACCTGACCAAAACCAGATCCAGGAACCACAACAATACCAGTGGCATTAAGGAGGCGAATTGCATAATATGCATCCGGAGCTTTTTTAGCTTTTTCTGCCTCTTTTATGGCCTTATTTGGCAGCTTAACCTGTGGGAAAAGATACATTGCACCTTCTGCTTTGTTGCAGCTAACTCCCTCCAAGCTGTTCAGTGCATCTTCCAATGTCTATAGTTTCAATAATGTTaagggaaaaaaaaaagaaattaataattgcAAACAAATTAACAATTTGAATTAACTAACTGACCTTTGCACGCCTTGCAAGTGATGTCAGGATGCCATCTCTTTCAGCAAAATAGGAATCATAGGATTCATCTCCAACCTTTGGAGGACTCATAACAAGGCTTGCAAGAATTTgaccagaaatattcgaacaaagATTCACAGATGCCACCTTGTAGATTTGTTCCCTAACTTCAGGACTGAAACCAGTCACCTCCATGTATCCACCTCTTTTCCCACATTCCCCATAATACCCTGAACAAGTTTTGGATTATATTatatgttcatatatactattCATATTTACAAAGAGACTATATATACCTTTAGACACTGACTGAAAAGAAACCAAGGGAATATCCTTGTCACCATATCCCATTGAACGTGCAACTTTCTTGAAAGAGTGAAACTGCTTTTCAGGGACATAGATGTTTTCTTGATAAACCTGCATAATGTAACATGAATGAATGTCACCCTACTTAATCATGCTTTTACTAAAATGCCCATAAAAGTCTTGGGAATTTGTAAGATTTTTCTTTACCTCGTCTGCTAGAAGAACCAAACCTTCTTTCTTGCAGAACTCAACAATGGCTCGTTGGTTCTCTTCAGCAAGAACCTACACAGATCCACAAATAAATTTAATTATGAAAACAATGAGAGAATACATTCATTTCACTGGTGTTtagaaaattaatttatatataatatatttaccTGGCCAGTTGGGTTTCCTGGATTAATGACAACAAGGGCTCTAACAGTAATACCCTTTTGTCTAGCAGTTTCCAGTTGCTTCTTGAGCTCAGAGACCTCAAGTCCCCACCCTGTTCCTTCATCAAGATAATAAGGAAcctgaaaaataaatataaattgctCTGTTATCTTTCTTGTatccaaaaaaaattcaaaaaagatAATAGTTTCAGGTTAACAACAACACATACAAGAGTTCCACCATGAAGGGCGATTGAAGCCGAGTAAAGAGGGTACTGAGGAATTGGACAGAAGATTCCATCTTGTTCTGATCTTATTAGTAATTGCATCATCATATGGACCTGGTAGGTATTTATCAAGATCATTAAATCTGTAATAATCAATCACATGAATATTTTCTATATAGAAACACGATAACAGCATAAAAAAACAAAGGCTTACTGCAGGACTTGCACCATCTGTTAAAAAGATATCATTTGGATCAGCAGGAAAACCATCACGAGCTTCAATGCCAGCAGCTATGGTGTCACGCAATCCCTTGATACCCTGATGCCAATTACAAAACCCTTAAAACTGCATTTCCTGTTTTACCCCTACACCTAAAAGCTTTGAAAGGAGAACAGGTTTACCTGACTGTGACTATATGCACCAGTAGCTCTACCAGGAATTTGATCAAGAATCTGCCATGCTCTTTCTATGGAATCAGCACTGTAAGTTTAATCATGCATATTAGTATACTTGAATGCATGTATTAAATTACATTATTAAAACCAGTTCAAAGTATGCATACCTAAACAAGCCCTGTGTTTCACTCTTGTCCAATATGGTGGGATGATCACATAAAGCAAGAACCTAGTATACAATGAATTACAGGAGTAAGCAAACACCTTATTAAAACATTCCTTTTATAAATACTAAATAGTGTTGCAGAATACAAACCTCTCTGAAGAAAGTGATGGGCTGTTGACCAAGAGATTGtggatttccaatgttacagTAAAGTATCTGCCAAATTTTGAGTGGCATCAGCATTCAGAAAGCCTATCAtgttaaaaacaaaagaaaacaaagtaTAAAAAATGATACCTCCTCAAAAGGGTGAGTGCCTGGATTTGCTTGCAAGTCTTGCTGTAATGTCTGTGGGAAATTAACATAAAAGCATCAATAGACGACTGTGTGATAAAAACTTATGGTATTCTagataaatttgataaaaagatgGTAAGTTTTCTATCAATATACTCATTAATAATAAGTTCCCCTATATGACATGCTtatttaatatgtttttttaGCGAATCCAATTCATTACATTACCTGAGCCAGAGAGACAATTTCACCACGTACAGCATACTCACATTTCAAGACCTGGCAATAAAGGGAAAAACATTAGTATAAAGGTCATTCTAGCTAACCTTTCCTTGTTGGTGTTATAGAAACAGTTCAAAACTACAGATACAAACTCATTTAggatttgttttttttatgatatggATCCGACTTTATATTATATCATTCACATCATGAAAAAGGATGCTGAAAATTTAAAAGTAGAAGTGACAGAAATAATGGAGCCACTCCAATGTCCTTATCTGACTTTTGAGAGAGATCGATTATGTTTTGGTTCCAATAAATAAAGTATAACTAGATTGTCTCatttaacaaataaattaaaTGGTTGTTGGAGTTCCAATAGTAAAAGGGACTGGATCGACTTGAACTTAAAACCACTAGATTGATCTTCGAAATCAATATTCGATTTCTTTTTGGGGAAAGGTAAGATAAGATGcaaacttaaaataaaaaataaaaagtaaacaGTCGATCTGTACCCGCCTCCGATTAAGGCGttaagatttaaactgtataaagCTCAAGTAAGCGAACTAAAACAAAGAAGATCAAGTGATGAACAAGGTGAAAAACATAAATGAGAAGCAAGGAAACGACCTTTGGGTTGAGGGAGTCGACAGTAAGAGGCGGTGTTGACTTGTCGGAAGCCATGGATGTGTCGGAAGGGAGAGATGTGAAGAATCGAGCAAGCCTAGCAGAAGTATAATACTGATTTGAAGAAGAAGACGATTGATGATGGGGATTGAGCAGGGAAGCGGTGGCGTTTGTGATCAGCTTCTTGGCTCTGTGGGCTACGAATTTCCGCATGGCGGTATTTCCTTTTTAAGCCGTCAATGATGCGTGTGTGAGGGAGAAAGAAACAAGGGGCTGCGGTCACGCAGAAGATTCGTATTCGCTCTCAAATCTCAATAAAAATCAAACCCAATTCAATTCAATTCAATCCAACAAACAGCCTTTAGCCTTCCTCAGATAACTTATTCCCCAAATGTAATGCTCTTTTTTTACTCGAACCCTTTTCATTTTAACCAATCAATTTATTCCCCAAATCTAATGTATTTGTagggttttatttttgtttttgtaatgGATATCCACCGATACAACTCCTATGAAAACATCTCAttgatattttatgttttttttttttggtaacttTTATGAGCGTATCTTAATTTTTGCTTAGTTAGGCTAAAGCTAACACATTCTATGTGTTGTAGCATAACATCTTTCTAAAAGAATTTGAAACTTTCTTTGGTAACAAACTTCTTTTAGTATTCCTTTTAAAATGTTGAAAGTGTCTCTTTAATGTATCCATCAGATCATGAATTAGAATACACCGACATGTTGACATTCTTATGGTTTTGGATGGATGGTCCAAATCAAATCCACGTACGTCTCACGTTTGGATAGGTTGATATCATCCAGCTAAATCTACTTATTATTAGTAAAGGATAATTCAGATAAATAACTTTGATCTTACTTGTTTGTTCTGTAGCATTTATTCTATGAGACATGATTGAATATGACATACCAGAAGTCGCGTATAATGTATTGGATACGGCCAAACTTGATAGATTATCTGTACAGTGTTAGGGCTACAATGAAACATAACAAAACGTTAAAATTATCAAGTtattattgatataattatgaagggaaaaaaaaacaatattcaaCCAAAATCTCCCTTATTAATAAAACAGTATTTTGTACACGTGACATTGCTATACATCCATTTTTCGTTTATTGTGAATAACCATAATCTCTTCAGTCTTTTTTTCATAATAAGCCTCTTATTTGTTTCTTATTTATCTACACGGAAATATTTAGTGCACAGAGAATATATATATCCTTACATATtacatatatttggtatatattcCTCTATATACGGAATGTCTATGCAATCATTAATTTGAATTTGA includes these proteins:
- the LOC111910370 gene encoding alanine aminotransferase 2; amino-acid sequence: MRKFVAHRAKKLITNATASLLNPHHQSSSSSNQYYTSARLARFFTSLPSDTSMASDKSTPPLTVDSLNPKVLKCEYAVRGEIVSLAQTLQQDLQANPGTHPFEEILYCNIGNPQSLGQQPITFFREVLALCDHPTILDKSETQGLFSADSIERAWQILDQIPGRATGAYSHSQGIKGLRDTIAAGIEARDGFPADPNDIFLTDGASPAVHMMMQLLIRSEQDGIFCPIPQYPLYSASIALHGGTLVPYYLDEGTGWGLEVSELKKQLETARQKGITVRALVVINPGNPTGQVLAEENQRAIVEFCKKEGLVLLADEVYQENIYVPEKQFHSFKKVARSMGYGDKDIPLVSFQSVSKGYYGECGKRGGYMEVTGFSPEVREQIYKVASVNLCSNISGQILASLVMSPPKVGDESYDSYFAERDGILTSLARRAKTLEDALNSLEGVSCNKAEGAMYLFPQVKLPNKAIKEAEKAKKAPDAYYAIRLLNATGIVVVPGSGFGQVPGTWHFRCTILPQEEKIPAIVTRLTDFHKKFMDEFRD